In Cyprinus carpio isolate SPL01 chromosome A1, ASM1834038v1, whole genome shotgun sequence, the following proteins share a genomic window:
- the LOC109095399 gene encoding alpha-internexin-like yields the protein MSYGSDIYSASSYRKIFGDSTRYSASPSRVSSSRSGFKSQSATRPSIPSTYKRTTRSAFPSSSLTLENFDFTQSTALNNEFKIIRTNEKEQMQGLNDRFATFIEKVRNLEQHNKVLEAELATLRQRQTEPSRLAELYQQEIRELRSQLEELNAEKNQMMFERDNLEEDFQRLQEKFEEEMRMREEAEQTLRAFKKDVDNATMVRLDLEKKVESLLDEINFMRNVHEEEVTELMNMIQASQVSVEMEVAKPDLTSALKEIRGQYEAMANKNLQSTEEWYKSKFTDLSEQANKSNEVIRANREELNEFRRQLQSKTIEIESLKGTNESLERQIHEMEDRQNAEVMGYQDTIGQLENDLRTTKSEMARHLREYQDLLNVKMALDIEIAAYRKLLEGEETRISTGITYPTPASVSSYSYLSRMYSSTSASGKKEVKDDDDKHQQSSKPGKGSSQSDDSKTSDKIDSGDVNPTNQKN from the exons ATGAGCTACGGATCCGACATCTACTCTGCCTCTTCCTACCGGAAGATCTTCGGAGATTCTACCCGCTACTCAGCCTCTCCATCCCGGGTGAGCAGCTCCCGGAGCGGGTTTAAGTCCCAGTCCGCGACCCGCCCCAGCATCCCCAGCACTTACAAGCGCACCACCCGATCTGCCTTTCCATCTTCATCCTTGACTCTGGAAAACTTCGACTTCACCCAGAGCACAGCACTTAATAATGAGTTCAAAATCATTCGTACCAATGAGAAGGAGCAGATGCAAGGACTCAATGACCGTTTCGCGACGTTCATCGAGAAAGTTCGCAATTTGGAGCAGCACAACAAAGTGTTAGAAGCCGAGCTCGCGACCCTGCGCCAGCGCCAGACAGAGCCGTCCCGTCTGGCCGAACTCTACCAGCAGGAGATCCGAGAGTTGCGCTCCCAACTCGAGGAACTCAACGCGGAGAAGAACCAGATGATGTTCGAGCGCGACAACCTTGAGGAGGACTTTCAGAGACTCCAGGAGAAGTTCGAGGAGGAGATGAGAATGCGCGAGGAGGCTGAGCAAACGCTTAGAGCTTTCAAGAAGGATGTGGACAACGCCACAATGGTGCGCCTAGACCTGGAGAAAAAGGTCGAATCCCTTCTGGACGAGATCAACTTTATGAGAAACGTGCACGAAGAGGAGGTAACTGAACTCATGAACATGATCCAGGCTTCCCAGGTGTCCGTGGAGATGGAAGTGGCCAAACCCGACCTCACCTCCGCCCTCAAGGAGATTCGCGGCCAGTACGAGGCTATGGCGAATAAGAATTTGCAGTCCACTGAAGAGTGGTACAAGTCCAAGTTCACCGATCTTAGCGAACAGGCCAACAAGAGCAACGAGGTCATTCGCGCGAACAGGGAAGAGCTCAACGAGTTCAGGAGGCAGCTGCAGTCCAAGACCATCGAGATCGAAAGCCTAAAGGGCACCAATGAATCGCTGGAGAGGCAGATTCATGAGATGGAGGACAGGCAAAACGCTGAGGTCATGGGCTACCAG GATACAATTGGGCAGCTGGAGAATGATCTGAGGACCACCAAGAGTGAGATGGCCCGTCACCTCAGGGAGTACCAAGACCTCCTGAATGTCAAGATGGCGCTTGACATAGAGATAGCTGCTTACAG GAAACTGTTGGAAGGGGAGGAGACACGTATCAGCACTGGGATCACCTACCCCACCCCTGCCTCGGTGTCTAGCTACAGCTACCTGTCCCGTATGTACAGCAGCACTAGCGCTAGTGGAAAGAAGGAGGTCAAGGATGATGACGACAAACATCAGCAGAGCAGCAAACCCGGCAAAGGCTCCTCCCAGTCTGACGACTCCAAGACGAGTGACAAAATCGACTCTGGAGATGTGAACCCCACCAACCAGAAAAACTAA